From Anoplopoma fimbria isolate UVic2021 breed Golden Eagle Sablefish chromosome 11, Afim_UVic_2022, whole genome shotgun sequence, one genomic window encodes:
- the si:dkey-283b1.7 gene encoding von Willebrand factor C domain-containing protein 2-like: MGHPRRALSCLSVALVLLPPLLPPYGPGRVAELAVAAEYSSKTDLDYEFADYRGKWCIDDHGFVYGIGEVYYPSPTACPCTCTVDGPVCVRPKCPRIHPRCTRMRFKACCPVCEAMARVCIYGGKTYRPLEEFRLSRCERCRCEANREVYCSISDCPAPHCVNPTYEPNHCCPICKTGPNCFAGNRVIPAGERLNIDEWTVCYCTYRDGTWHTHPQATCEQLPKTSPTLSTHTEPPADEESRGRGRRPFIPRLDVIP; the protein is encoded by the exons ATGGGCCACCCGCGCCGCGCGCTCAGCTGCCTCTCCGTCGCGCTCGTCCtgctgccgccgctgctgcCGCCGTACGGTCCGGGGCGCGTCGCGGAGCTCGCGGTGGCGGCGGAGTACTCCTCCAAGACCGACTTGGATTACGAATTCGCGGACTACCGGGGGAAGTGGTGCATCGACGACCACGGGTTTGTTTACGGAATCGGAGAGGTGTACTACCCTAGCCCCACGGCTTGTCCGTGCACGTGCACCGTGGACGGCCCTGTGTGCGTCCGACCCAAGTGTCCCCGCATCCACCCCCGGTGCACGCGGATGAGATTTAAGGCATGCTGTCCAGTGTGCGAGGCTATGGCCAGGGTCTGCATCTACGGGGGAAAAACGTACCGACCCCTAGAGGAGTTCAGG TTGTCGAGGTGCGAGCGATGTCGCTGCGAGGCCAACAGAGAGGTGTACTGCAGCATTTCAGACTGCCCCGCCCCGCACTGTGTCAACCCCACCTACGAACCCAACCACTGCTGCCCCATCTGTAAGACTG GTCCCAACTGCTTTGCTGGGAACAGGGTGATCCCGGCAGGAGAACGCCTGAACATTGACGAGTGGACAGTATGCTACTGCACATACCGAGACGGGACGTGGCACACACATCCCCAGGCCACGTGTGAGCAGCTCCCCAAGACCAGCCCGACACTCAGCACCCACACCGAGCCCCCCGCAGACGAGGAGTCCAGGGGCAGAGGAAGGAGGCCGTTTATTCCCAGGCTGGATGTGATACCATGA
- the rpl23 gene encoding 60S ribosomal protein L23, which yields MSKRGRGGSSGAKFRISLGLPVGAVINCADNTGAKNLYIISVKGIKGRLNRLPAAGVGDMVMATVKKGKPELRKKVHPAVVIRQRKSYRRKDGVFLYFEDNAGVIVNNKGEMKGSAITGPVAKECADLWPRIASNAGSIA from the exons ATGTCTAAGAGAG GACGTGGTGGTTCATCTGGAGCCAAGTTCCGCATCTCGCTGGGTCTCCCAGTAGGAGCGGTCATCAACTGTGCTGACAACACCG GTGCCAAGAACCTGTACATCATCTCCGTGAAGGGCATCAAGGGGCGTCTGAACCGTCTGCCTGCTGCAGGAGTGGGTGACATGGTCATGGCCACAGTCAAGAAAGGCAAGCCAGAACTCAGGAAGAAGG TGCATCCTGCGGTGGTGATACGGCAGCGGAAGTCGTATCGGCGAAAAGATGGCGTCTTTCTCTACTTTGAAGACAACGCCGGTGTCATAGTAAACAACAAAGGAGAAATGAAAG GTTCAGCCATCACAGGCCCAGTGGCCAAAGAGTGTGCTGACCTTTGGCCCAGGATTGCCTCCAACGCTGGTAGCATAGCCTGA